The Christiangramia flava JLT2011 genome has a segment encoding these proteins:
- a CDS encoding TonB-dependent receptor encodes MKREYVLYAVCLLWVSGISGQEIKVEGSFLDAFTEVALPQVKISIESLNYEGFSDENGLFDISISEVAAEEYILKIEKAGYLPKRIPVRTSIDKRSLGVLYLEPDISFENTQLATVFLTEAELNDEETVADNISGILQSSRDVFQNAAAFDFSQTFYRPRGLGSEYAKVLINGFEMSQDNNSRPIWSEWGGLNDVQRNQSFTTGLFPAENAFGSLAGTINFTMRASRYARGGRITASVSNRSYNGRFMVTYASGEVGNGWYYTVSGSRRFADEGLVEGTLYDAASFFAAVEKKLSEKSFLNLAFFYTPSERGKSAPLSEEIFELKGRYYNPYWGYQEGDIRNSRIKKITLPVVQLLHSWQLNASSELLSGIMLEAGEMSNSRIDYGGSTANLVDSQYYYSVPGTNPDPAYYQNLPSYFLRSATTTNYESAWRARQELEENGQLDWSALYEANLQAATHGQNAIYAMVSDVMSPQRISGMSNFSHQFSPHLKIDAGVNTRIFRNGHFGRIEDLLGGKSFLDVDIYAEDPAATGSSKQSDLQNFNRLVSEDQRYKYDYAVLGYHSSLFGKVEFSGPKWELFGAIQASGTAYRRNGNYQNGLHPETSLGKSELSDFKNFGLKAGSIYKISGRQNVEANFAWFGRAPGYESVFVNPRQTDLLVPDGQSEKILAGDFSYRFRSSDFNLRLTGYISEVRDATEISFYFTEGLSGLERENTAAFVQEILQNIHKRYYGMEFGTEYQLTPSLKLKSALGLGENSYANNPNLMLSSSAFAEILNYGEAYLKNYHLPGGPQTAAQLGFEYRDTDFWWFSSSLNYFDRSFIDSNPLNRTLNFQRDYDGLPLVGYDEDVARKLLKQEQFDSYFLWNATGGKSWRLKDKYLGLFASLNNILNTLYKTGGFEQSRNSNYRELKEDSDREFPLFASKYWYGPGTSFFINLNLRF; translated from the coding sequence ATGAAGAGAGAATATGTGCTGTATGCCGTTTGCCTGTTGTGGGTTTCGGGTATTTCTGGGCAGGAAATTAAAGTGGAAGGTAGCTTCCTGGATGCTTTCACGGAAGTGGCCCTTCCGCAGGTAAAAATTTCCATCGAAAGCCTGAACTATGAAGGGTTTTCAGACGAAAACGGGCTTTTTGACATCAGTATTTCTGAAGTTGCCGCTGAAGAATATATTCTAAAAATAGAGAAAGCAGGTTATCTTCCTAAACGGATCCCGGTTAGAACCTCCATTGATAAGAGGTCGCTGGGAGTGCTGTACCTCGAACCAGATATTTCTTTCGAGAATACGCAGCTGGCAACCGTATTTCTCACAGAAGCGGAATTGAACGACGAGGAAACCGTAGCCGATAATATTTCTGGAATTCTGCAGTCTTCGCGAGATGTCTTTCAAAATGCAGCTGCCTTTGATTTTAGTCAGACTTTTTACCGGCCGCGCGGTTTGGGTTCAGAATATGCCAAAGTCCTCATCAACGGCTTTGAAATGAGCCAGGACAATAATTCCAGGCCCATCTGGAGCGAGTGGGGTGGTCTCAATGATGTGCAAAGGAATCAATCGTTCACTACCGGTCTTTTTCCGGCTGAAAATGCTTTTGGTTCGCTGGCCGGAACGATCAATTTTACCATGCGCGCTTCCCGCTACGCCAGGGGTGGGCGTATCACCGCCTCGGTATCGAACAGAAGTTACAATGGTAGATTCATGGTTACTTATGCTTCCGGAGAGGTGGGTAATGGCTGGTATTATACGGTTTCGGGCAGTAGGCGGTTTGCCGATGAAGGTTTGGTAGAAGGCACGTTATACGATGCGGCTTCTTTCTTTGCAGCGGTAGAAAAAAAACTGTCTGAAAAGTCTTTTCTGAATTTGGCTTTTTTCTATACTCCTTCAGAAAGAGGGAAATCGGCACCCCTTTCAGAAGAAATTTTTGAGCTTAAAGGGCGCTATTATAATCCTTACTGGGGTTACCAGGAGGGAGACATTCGGAATTCACGGATCAAAAAAATTACGCTTCCCGTAGTACAATTACTGCATTCCTGGCAGCTGAATGCAAGTTCTGAACTCCTTTCCGGAATTATGTTGGAAGCTGGCGAAATGAGCAACTCCAGAATCGATTACGGTGGCAGCACGGCAAACCTGGTAGATTCGCAGTACTATTATTCGGTTCCGGGAACCAACCCGGACCCTGCCTATTATCAAAATTTACCGTCTTATTTCCTGCGATCAGCAACAACGACCAATTACGAATCGGCCTGGAGGGCACGACAGGAATTGGAGGAAAATGGCCAGTTAGACTGGAGTGCCTTATACGAAGCAAACTTACAGGCTGCCACTCACGGGCAAAATGCGATCTATGCTATGGTCAGTGATGTGATGAGTCCCCAGAGAATATCGGGAATGTCCAATTTCTCCCATCAATTTTCTCCTCATCTGAAAATTGACGCAGGGGTGAATACCCGGATTTTCCGGAATGGACATTTCGGAAGAATCGAAGATTTGCTTGGAGGAAAATCTTTTCTGGATGTCGATATTTATGCGGAAGACCCTGCTGCCACCGGATCATCCAAGCAAAGTGATTTGCAGAATTTTAACCGACTCGTTTCCGAAGACCAGCGATATAAATATGATTATGCGGTTTTGGGCTATCATTCCAGTTTATTCGGAAAAGTGGAATTTTCCGGACCAAAATGGGAGCTTTTCGGAGCGATCCAGGCCTCGGGAACGGCTTATCGAAGGAATGGAAATTATCAAAACGGACTTCATCCGGAAACTTCACTGGGGAAAAGCGAGCTTTCCGATTTTAAGAATTTCGGTTTGAAGGCAGGAAGCATTTATAAAATATCCGGAAGGCAAAATGTGGAGGCAAACTTCGCCTGGTTTGGGAGGGCACCTGGCTATGAATCGGTTTTTGTGAATCCGCGCCAGACCGATCTTTTGGTTCCTGATGGACAATCAGAAAAAATTTTGGCAGGGGATTTTTCTTACCGTTTTCGCAGTTCTGATTTTAACCTGAGGCTTACCGGTTATATTTCCGAAGTTCGAGATGCTACCGAGATTTCTTTTTATTTCACGGAAGGGCTTTCCGGACTGGAGCGCGAAAATACGGCGGCATTTGTCCAGGAGATCCTTCAGAATATACATAAAAGATACTACGGAATGGAATTCGGAACGGAATATCAGCTTACTCCCAGCCTGAAACTGAAATCTGCCCTCGGTCTGGGCGAAAATAGCTATGCTAATAATCCCAATTTGATGCTGTCTTCATCTGCTTTCGCTGAAATTTTAAATTATGGCGAGGCTTATTTAAAAAATTATCACCTGCCGGGTGGTCCGCAAACTGCTGCCCAGTTGGGTTTCGAATATCGCGATACCGATTTCTGGTGGTTCAGTTCGAGCCTGAATTATTTTGATCGCAGCTTTATTGACAGCAATCCGCTCAATCGAACGCTGAATTTTCAGCGAGATTATGATGGGCTGCCATTGGTAGGTTATGATGAGGATGTTGCGAGAAAGCTGCTCAAACAGGAACAATTCGACAGTTATTTTCTGTGGAATGCCACTGGAGGAAAATCCTGGAGACTGAAAGATAAATATCTGGGGCTTTTTGCCAGTTTGAATAATATTTTGAATACGCTTTACAAAACCGGAGGCTTCGAACAATCCAGGAATTCGAATTATCGGGAGTTAAAAGAAGACAGCGACCGGGAATTTCCGCTCTTCGCTTCCAAATACTGGTATGGCCCCGGTACCTCCTTTTTTATCAATTTAAACCTGCGATTCTAA
- a CDS encoding endonuclease/exonuclease/phosphatase family protein, which translates to MIRKIGMFVAIMSYSSYNFAQGERAYQLETVAFYNLENFFDTVDDPNTFDDDRTANGKDRWDDKRFQRKLENISKVLSEIGTGMNTNPPAVIGLCEVENRTVLDRLVAMPALSAYQYAYIHFDSPDERGVDVALLYRKAAFRPLQSKNHKLLIFEADQPGKRDYTRDQLVVSGLLHGEEISFIVNHWPSRGGGELKSSYKREKAAALNRRIIDSLRKEHGDARIIAMGDFNDDPTDKSFKKILQTKSSKENLKPDELYNPMELMLKNGKGSLAYRDSWNLFDQFYMSGNLVNSQHEGFQFYKAEIFTAPYLITQSGQFRGYPYRTYGYSGYEGGYSDHFPVYLYLIRNSSE; encoded by the coding sequence ATGATCAGGAAAATAGGGATGTTTGTAGCCATTATGAGTTATTCATCCTACAATTTTGCGCAAGGGGAACGTGCTTATCAGCTGGAAACTGTCGCCTTTTATAATCTCGAGAACTTTTTTGATACGGTTGATGACCCGAATACGTTCGATGATGATCGTACGGCAAACGGAAAGGATCGCTGGGATGACAAACGTTTTCAACGAAAACTGGAAAATATCAGTAAGGTACTTTCAGAAATTGGAACCGGCATGAACACCAATCCACCTGCGGTAATCGGGCTTTGCGAGGTTGAAAACCGGACGGTGCTGGATCGCCTGGTTGCAATGCCGGCACTTTCGGCTTATCAATATGCCTATATTCATTTTGATTCCCCCGACGAGCGAGGTGTGGATGTGGCGCTTTTATACCGTAAAGCGGCCTTTCGGCCTTTACAATCTAAAAATCACAAACTGCTCATCTTTGAAGCCGATCAACCTGGAAAAAGAGATTACACCAGGGATCAACTCGTGGTAAGCGGTCTGCTTCACGGAGAAGAGATCAGTTTTATCGTGAATCACTGGCCTTCAAGAGGTGGCGGGGAATTGAAAAGTTCCTATAAAAGGGAAAAAGCAGCGGCGCTGAACAGGCGAATTATTGACTCGCTTCGGAAAGAACATGGAGATGCCCGAATCATCGCAATGGGCGATTTTAATGACGATCCTACCGATAAGAGTTTTAAGAAAATCCTGCAAACCAAATCCAGCAAGGAAAATCTAAAACCTGATGAATTGTATAATCCTATGGAACTGATGCTGAAAAACGGAAAGGGCAGCCTGGCTTATCGGGATAGTTGGAACCTTTTTGACCAGTTCTATATGAGCGGGAATCTGGTAAACAGTCAACACGAAGGCTTCCAGTTCTATAAAGCTGAAATTTTCACTGCTCCTTATTTAATTACCCAAAGCGGACAATTCAGAGGTTATCCATATCGCACTTATGGCTATTCCGGTTACGAAGGTGGTTACAGTGATCACTTCCCGGTATATCTGTACCTGATCAGGAATTCTTCGGAATAA
- a CDS encoding Ig-like domain-containing protein, whose amino-acid sequence MKKFFYLFAFIIIVGCSKEDNPSPTPIPEPDKDPVANADALSAVQDEPYTFEDDILLDNDDIVDNARIFDFDTETTEGGTVEDNRDGTYTYTPASGFKGDDTFTYTICVPGDSDRCSTAKVTVTVGDAGEPVAQDDAYQVEEDKSLEIKNYLENDTVIDNAVVTEVTSESGNATVTLQEDGSILYEPNTGFSGKDTFTYTLCDDDDTPNCSTATITMTVVDTGSPSAEDDTEIVEFGTSAVTFDDLLANDDLLDDATLSSIDDTGSKGTITLNADGTITYKPASGFKGDDTFTYTICDDDAVATCSTATVTVSVVEAVSFNIPASLQDYYDSMVFISNSDLLYTSLAEFTTTMHVNRLEYSDRHDYLYDADADPDDASMVILMYSGEKRPDDEYQLGDLSEGETYNTEHIYPQSLLNEDEAANDMHHMRVADTEVNSERLNYPYTDGSGEYKLINGNSWYPGDDWRGDVARMVMYVNLRYGDEFNEVGSLELFLEWNREDPVSEFEMQRNNVIEDAQGNRNPFIDNPYLATMIWGGAAAENRWE is encoded by the coding sequence ATGAAGAAGTTCTTTTACCTATTTGCTTTTATCATTATTGTCGGTTGTAGTAAAGAAGACAATCCCAGTCCCACTCCTATACCCGAACCCGATAAAGATCCTGTCGCTAACGCTGATGCACTGTCTGCCGTTCAGGATGAACCTTATACTTTTGAAGATGATATCCTGTTAGATAACGACGATATTGTTGATAATGCCAGAATCTTCGACTTCGACACCGAAACCACCGAAGGCGGAACTGTGGAAGATAACAGAGATGGGACATATACCTATACGCCGGCCAGCGGCTTTAAAGGCGATGATACATTCACTTATACGATTTGTGTTCCTGGAGATTCAGACCGCTGTTCTACCGCAAAGGTGACTGTAACAGTAGGGGATGCCGGGGAACCGGTCGCCCAGGATGACGCCTATCAGGTAGAGGAAGATAAAAGCCTGGAAATTAAAAATTACCTCGAAAATGATACGGTTATTGATAATGCCGTGGTCACCGAAGTTACTTCAGAAAGCGGAAATGCTACGGTTACTCTTCAGGAAGACGGTTCCATTTTATACGAGCCTAACACGGGTTTTTCCGGAAAAGATACTTTTACCTATACGCTTTGTGATGATGATGATACGCCAAATTGCTCCACCGCGACCATCACGATGACGGTTGTGGATACCGGATCTCCTTCCGCAGAAGATGATACGGAAATCGTGGAATTTGGAACATCTGCTGTAACCTTTGATGATCTTCTGGCAAATGATGATCTTTTGGATGATGCCACGCTATCATCCATCGATGATACAGGTAGCAAGGGAACCATAACTTTAAATGCTGACGGAACCATAACCTACAAACCAGCTTCTGGTTTCAAAGGTGATGATACGTTTACCTATACGATTTGTGACGACGATGCGGTCGCAACCTGTTCTACTGCAACGGTTACCGTAAGTGTTGTTGAAGCGGTATCCTTTAATATTCCGGCAAGTCTTCAGGATTATTACGATTCCATGGTATTTATCAGTAACTCAGATTTGCTATACACCAGCCTTGCTGAATTTACCACTACTATGCACGTGAACCGACTCGAATATTCAGATCGTCATGATTATTTGTATGATGCTGACGCTGATCCTGATGATGCGAGCATGGTGATCCTGATGTATTCTGGTGAAAAGCGCCCGGATGATGAGTACCAATTGGGAGATCTTAGCGAAGGGGAAACCTATAATACCGAGCACATCTATCCGCAATCTTTATTGAACGAAGATGAAGCGGCTAATGATATGCATCATATGAGGGTTGCTGATACCGAGGTGAACTCAGAACGACTGAATTACCCGTATACCGATGGAAGCGGGGAGTACAAGCTGATTAATGGCAATAGCTGGTACCCTGGAGATGACTGGAGAGGAGATGTTGCAAGAATGGTGATGTATGTGAATCTTCGCTATGGAGATGAATTTAACGAAGTAGGTTCCCTGGAACTATTCCTGGAGTGGAATAGGGAAGATCCTGTTTCTGAATTTGAAATGCAGCGAAATAACGTAATCGAGGATGCGCAGGGTAACCGTAATCCGTTTATTGATAATCCGTATCTTGCAACCATGATCTGGGGCGGTGCTGCTGCCGAAAATCGTTGGGAATAA